Proteins encoded in a region of the Vibrio ponticus genome:
- the udp gene encoding uridine phosphorylase, translating to MSQAVFHLGVTEADLAGATLAIIPGDPARVQKIAEEMENPVFLASHREYTLYRAELDGKPVIVCSTGIGGPSTSIAVEELAQLGVRTFLRVGTTGAIQPHVNVGDMIVTTGSVRLDGASLHFAPMEFPAVADFEVATAMKAAVEESGATVHMGVTASSDTFYPGQERYDTFTGRVVKRFQGSMQEWQEMGVLNFEMESATLLTMCASSGLKAGCVAGVIINRTQKEIPDHATLKETEARSIKVVVEAARKML from the coding sequence ATGTCTCAAGCTGTATTCCATTTAGGTGTTACCGAAGCCGATCTAGCTGGCGCAACTCTAGCGATCATTCCAGGTGATCCTGCGCGTGTACAAAAAATTGCAGAGGAAATGGAAAACCCAGTTTTTCTAGCCAGTCATCGTGAATACACACTTTACCGTGCAGAGCTTGATGGCAAGCCAGTTATTGTGTGCTCAACCGGTATTGGCGGTCCTTCAACATCGATTGCGGTAGAAGAGCTTGCTCAATTAGGCGTACGCACTTTCCTACGTGTTGGTACCACAGGTGCAATCCAACCGCACGTTAATGTGGGTGACATGATCGTCACTACAGGCTCTGTTCGTCTTGATGGCGCAAGCTTACACTTTGCACCAATGGAGTTCCCAGCCGTGGCTGACTTTGAAGTTGCGACCGCAATGAAAGCGGCAGTTGAAGAGAGTGGTGCAACGGTTCACATGGGTGTGACGGCATCAAGTGATACTTTCTACCCAGGTCAAGAGCGTTACGATACTTTCACTGGTCGAGTTGTTAAGCGTTTCCAAGGCTCAATGCAAGAGTGGCAAGAAATGGGCGTACTAAACTTCGAGATGGAGTCAGCAACGCTACTTACCATGTGTGCAAGCTCAGGGCTAAAAGCTGGTTGTGTTGCCGGTGTGATTATCAACCGTACGCAGAAAGAGATCCCAGATCACGCGACGCTAAAAGAAACCGAAGCACGTTCAATCAAAGTGGTGGTCGAAGCTGCACGTAAAATGCTGTAA
- a CDS encoding YehS family protein, which yields MTNNEILRRIQHALNLKNAQIIKAFEQADVSVAHDQVNNWLKAENEKSFAKMKDKDLAVFLNGFINLKRGKKEGEQPKPELQLTNNMIFMKLRIALNMKNEDVLDALELMGISLSKYEIGAFFRKPNNKNYKECSDELLCDFLNGVQFTQRPDSIEFAG from the coding sequence TTGACTAATAATGAAATTTTGCGTCGCATTCAGCACGCTTTGAACCTGAAAAATGCCCAAATTATCAAAGCTTTTGAGCAAGCTGATGTGTCGGTTGCCCATGACCAAGTGAACAACTGGTTGAAAGCAGAGAACGAAAAATCTTTCGCCAAAATGAAAGATAAAGATCTTGCGGTATTTTTAAATGGTTTTATTAACCTTAAGCGTGGCAAGAAAGAAGGTGAGCAACCAAAACCTGAGCTACAACTGACGAATAACATGATCTTTATGAAACTGCGTATCGCGCTAAATATGAAGAACGAAGATGTGTTAGATGCGCTTGAGCTAATGGGCATCAGCCTTAGCAAGTATGAGATTGGTGCTTTCTTCCGCAAGCCAAACAATAAGAACTACAAAGAATGTAGTGATGAGCTACTGTGTGACTTCTTAAACGGTGTGCAGTTTACCCAACGCCCAGACTCAATCGAGTTTGCAGGCTAA
- the metG gene encoding methionine--tRNA ligase — protein MANDPRNFPARKMLVTCALPYANGSIHLGHMLEHIQADIWVRYQRLRGNTVNFICADDAHGTPIMLKAQQMGISPEEMIAAVSEEHQKDFAGFDISFDNYHSTHSEENRELASHIYLQLKKNGFISSRTISQLFDPEKEMFLPDRFVKGTCPKCKSEDQYGDNCDNCGETYSPTELINPKSAVSGATPIMKDSEHFFFDLPQFESMLQEWTRSGSLQSETANKMQEWFESGLQQWDISRDAPYFGFEIPGEENKFFYVWLDAPVGYMASFKNLCDKTEGLDFDEYWKKDSTTELYHFIGKDIVYFHSLFWPAMLEGSGFRKPNNVFVHGYVTVNGAKMSKSKGTFVKASTYLNHLDPECLRYYYAAKLNSRIDDLDLNLEDFSQRVNADVVNKIVNLASRNAGFITKRFEGKLAENFAEPELYNEFVAAADRIAELYETREFGRAIREITALADKANQYVDEKAPWVVAKEEGKDQELQEICSVGINLFRVLMTYLKPVMPALAARTEAFLNQELTWEGIAAPLTAHEITAFKALFNRIDPKNIEAMIEASKEDAAAEMAAKEKAEAAKTETELSKDPIAEEIEFDAFAKVDLRIAKIVSCEAVPKADKLLKFQLDIGGEMRQVFSGIKAAYNPEDLVGKLTVVVANLKPRKMKFGMSEGMILAAGPGGADLWILEPHEGAQPGMRVM, from the coding sequence ATGGCAAACGATCCAAGAAACTTTCCTGCAAGGAAAATGCTGGTAACTTGTGCCCTTCCGTACGCTAACGGTTCGATCCACCTAGGTCATATGCTTGAGCATATCCAAGCTGACATCTGGGTTCGTTACCAACGCCTACGTGGCAACACTGTAAACTTCATCTGTGCTGACGACGCTCACGGCACGCCGATCATGCTTAAAGCTCAACAGATGGGTATCTCTCCAGAAGAGATGATCGCAGCAGTAAGCGAAGAGCACCAAAAAGACTTCGCTGGCTTCGATATCAGTTTTGATAACTACCACAGCACGCACTCAGAAGAGAACCGCGAACTGGCGTCTCACATCTACCTACAACTGAAGAAAAACGGCTTTATTTCTAGCCGTACTATCTCTCAGCTGTTTGACCCAGAAAAAGAGATGTTCCTACCAGACCGTTTTGTTAAAGGTACTTGCCCTAAGTGTAAGTCTGAAGACCAATACGGTGATAACTGTGATAACTGTGGTGAAACGTACAGCCCAACTGAACTGATTAATCCAAAATCAGCAGTGTCTGGCGCAACACCTATCATGAAAGATTCTGAGCACTTCTTCTTCGACCTACCTCAGTTTGAAAGCATGCTACAAGAGTGGACTCGCTCAGGCTCGCTACAATCTGAAACTGCGAACAAGATGCAAGAATGGTTTGAGTCTGGTCTGCAACAGTGGGATATCTCACGTGATGCACCATACTTTGGCTTTGAAATCCCAGGCGAAGAAAACAAATTCTTCTACGTATGGCTAGATGCACCTGTTGGCTACATGGCTTCATTTAAGAACCTATGTGACAAAACTGAAGGTCTAGATTTCGACGAATACTGGAAGAAAGACAGCACAACTGAGCTGTACCACTTCATCGGTAAAGACATCGTTTACTTCCACAGCCTATTCTGGCCTGCAATGCTAGAAGGCAGCGGTTTCCGTAAGCCAAACAACGTATTCGTTCACGGCTACGTAACGGTAAACGGCGCGAAAATGTCTAAGTCGAAAGGTACGTTTGTAAAAGCAAGCACCTACCTAAATCACCTAGACCCAGAATGTCTACGTTACTACTACGCGGCAAAACTAAACAGCCGTATTGATGACCTAGACCTTAACCTTGAAGACTTCTCTCAACGTGTAAACGCTGACGTAGTAAACAAGATTGTTAACCTAGCATCACGTAACGCTGGCTTCATTACTAAACGTTTTGAAGGCAAACTGGCTGAAAACTTCGCAGAGCCTGAGCTATACAACGAATTCGTTGCAGCAGCAGATCGCATTGCTGAGCTTTACGAAACTCGCGAATTTGGTCGTGCAATTCGTGAAATCACCGCATTGGCTGACAAAGCAAACCAATACGTTGATGAAAAAGCACCTTGGGTTGTGGCAAAAGAAGAAGGCAAAGATCAGGAACTTCAAGAAATCTGTTCGGTAGGTATCAACCTATTCCGCGTTCTGATGACTTACCTAAAACCAGTAATGCCAGCACTTGCGGCTCGTACTGAAGCGTTCCTAAACCAAGAACTAACTTGGGAAGGTATTGCTGCGCCACTAACGGCTCACGAAATCACGGCGTTTAAAGCTCTGTTCAACCGTATTGATCCTAAGAACATCGAAGCGATGATCGAAGCATCAAAAGAAGACGCAGCAGCAGAAATGGCAGCAAAAGAGAAAGCAGAAGCAGCGAAAACTGAAACTGAGCTAAGCAAAGACCCAATCGCAGAAGAAATTGAGTTTGATGCATTTGCAAAAGTTGATCTACGTATCGCGAAAATCGTTTCTTGTGAAGCAGTGCCAAAAGCAGACAAACTACTGAAATTCCAATTGGATATCGGTGGTGAAATGCGTCAAGTATTCTCAGGCATTAAAGCTGCCTACAACCCAGAAGACCTAGTAGGTAAACTAACGGTTGTGGTCGCTAACCTTAAACCTCGTAAGATGAAGTTTGGTATGTCTGAAGGCATGATCCTAGCAGCAGGTCCTGGCGGTGCCGACCTGTGGATCCTTGAACCACACGAAGGTGCTCAACCTGGTATGCGTGTAATGTAA